A stretch of Mycobacterium sp. ITM-2016-00316 DNA encodes these proteins:
- a CDS encoding GntR family transcriptional regulator, whose protein sequence is MEHELTEALSASRSTVRAVLQQLAREGLVTREPKKGTRAAGSLLLPIDELKTMDQLAREPSAPLETRTIECRPVGRPPVVCDRLRLPDGWDVLMIESLMVHDGITIGVTVGYIAVSESQSHDIDVEGQDVIAILERQLGIRIGPSRTTVGAVTADEQTADLMSVDVGAPLIWLEDVLEDHNGQPRALSQLRLRGDRVAFSAMARRTT, encoded by the coding sequence AAGCGCTTTCGGCGAGCCGCAGCACGGTCCGGGCGGTGCTGCAGCAACTGGCGCGTGAGGGTCTGGTCACCCGCGAGCCCAAGAAGGGGACCCGTGCCGCCGGTTCGCTGCTCCTGCCCATAGACGAGCTCAAGACGATGGATCAGCTCGCCCGCGAGCCGTCTGCCCCTCTCGAAACCCGCACGATCGAATGCCGGCCGGTTGGCCGCCCGCCGGTGGTGTGCGACCGACTGCGGCTGCCCGACGGGTGGGACGTCCTGATGATCGAAAGCCTCATGGTGCACGACGGGATCACGATCGGGGTCACGGTGGGCTACATCGCCGTGAGCGAGAGTCAGTCGCACGACATAGATGTGGAGGGGCAGGACGTCATCGCGATATTGGAGCGGCAACTCGGGATTCGCATAGGCCCCAGCCGCACTACGGTCGGCGCCGTCACCGCCGACGAACAGACCGCCGACCTGATGAGTGTCGACGTCGGTGCCCCGCTGATCTGGCTCGAGGACGTCCTCGAGGACCACAACGGACAGCCACGGGCACTCTCACAGCTCCGGCTGCGCGGTGACCGAGTCGCGTTCAGCGCCATGGCCCGTCGCACCACGTGA
- a CDS encoding NtaA/DmoA family FMN-dependent monooxygenase (This protein belongs to a clade of FMN-dependent monooxygenases, within a broader family of flavin-dependent oxidoreductases, the luciferase-like monooxygenase (LMM) family, some of whose members use coenzyme F420 rather than FMN.), which yields MDGDPRMHLAWFLGNGFGVHDWKSQWRGTAATDWMNGEFHVDFIRALERACFDYLIIEDSAYVPDGYENSMRYYLHNARAVPKHDPAVLATVMLSATRRIGVVPTLAVTEYQPYQLARLVATLDNLSAGRAGWNIVTGSSDRAAQNYGKQGQPAHDLRYEMAQEMTDAVCALWSSWDADAVVADLEAEMFADHTKVHPVDFNGRFFRSRGPLNTAPPPQGRPALVQAGGSSAGRAFAAKNADSIIAAATSVEEMKEYRDDVLARAAEAGRNPAEVKVLFLCTPYLGETHAEAVDRKKRHDDEVWENPEAGLAGLGFITDIDFSPYDVDTPLRDLAATFETNGHQSSLAARLGDPRRTLREVAAQTHAIEPVGTPAEVADELGKMMGEVGGDGVLFVAGPLNRRVVAEITDGLIPELQARGLARTSYESAQLRGNLSSF from the coding sequence GTGGATGGTGACCCGAGGATGCACCTGGCCTGGTTCCTGGGCAACGGTTTCGGTGTGCACGACTGGAAGAGTCAATGGCGCGGCACGGCCGCCACGGATTGGATGAACGGCGAGTTTCACGTCGACTTCATCCGCGCGCTCGAACGGGCCTGCTTCGACTACCTGATCATCGAGGACTCCGCCTATGTGCCCGACGGATACGAGAACTCGATGCGGTATTACCTCCACAATGCGCGTGCGGTGCCGAAGCACGATCCGGCGGTGCTGGCCACCGTGATGCTCAGCGCGACGCGCCGCATCGGCGTCGTACCCACGCTCGCGGTGACCGAGTATCAGCCGTACCAGCTGGCCCGATTGGTCGCGACGCTGGACAACCTGTCCGCCGGCCGGGCGGGGTGGAACATCGTGACGGGCAGCTCGGACCGGGCGGCGCAGAACTACGGCAAACAGGGCCAGCCCGCACACGACCTGCGCTACGAGATGGCACAGGAGATGACCGATGCCGTGTGCGCACTGTGGTCTTCGTGGGACGCCGACGCCGTGGTCGCCGATCTGGAGGCCGAGATGTTCGCCGACCACACCAAGGTCCATCCGGTGGACTTCAACGGCCGGTTCTTCCGCAGTCGTGGGCCGCTGAACACCGCGCCGCCGCCGCAGGGGCGGCCGGCACTGGTCCAGGCCGGCGGATCGTCGGCCGGGCGTGCCTTCGCCGCCAAGAATGCGGACAGCATCATCGCCGCCGCGACGTCGGTGGAGGAGATGAAGGAGTACCGCGACGACGTCCTCGCCCGCGCGGCGGAAGCGGGGCGGAATCCGGCCGAGGTCAAGGTGTTGTTCCTGTGTACGCCGTATCTGGGGGAGACCCACGCCGAAGCGGTGGACCGCAAGAAGCGCCACGACGACGAGGTATGGGAGAACCCCGAGGCCGGACTGGCGGGCCTCGGCTTCATCACCGACATCGACTTTTCGCCCTACGACGTGGACACCCCGTTGCGGGACCTGGCAGCGACATTCGAGACCAACGGACACCAGAGTTCGCTGGCTGCGCGTCTGGGGGATCCGCGGCGCACCCTGCGAGAAGTCGCGGCCCAAACCCATGCCATCGAGCCAGTGGGGACTCCTGCCGAGGTGGCTGACGAGCTGGGCAAGATGATGGGCGAAGTTGGCGGTGACGGCGTGCTTTTCGTGGCCGGCCCGCTCAACCGGCGCGTGGTTGCCGAGATCACCGACGGCCTGATACCTGAGCTACAGGCACGCGGCCTGGCGCGGACCTCCTACGAATCCGCGCAGCTGCGGGGAAATTTGTCGAGCTTCTGA
- a CDS encoding GntR family transcriptional regulator: MRQGPPRPERPETVYQRNRQTPDRLNNSLRRTYDLLRSTLQNGQGDQFLVEGELIDALSASRNTVRAVLQQLAKDGLVTRSPKRGTRSAAAVKLRINQLSPVKEFGGDASIRAELKNLEYRPLGDLRLVRERLRLPSDWTVLMMESLIVRESQPLGISVSYIALHPDQSRDLEFNEPDPILFLERQLDVRITSSRTTIGATAADEQSAALVGIEQGAPMIFLEDILEDASGQPRALSQFRMRSDRIAFTASASRSA, translated from the coding sequence ATGAGGCAGGGCCCGCCCCGGCCCGAGCGACCGGAAACTGTTTACCAGCGCAACCGCCAGACTCCGGACCGCCTCAACAACTCGCTGCGACGGACCTACGACCTGCTGCGCTCAACTCTGCAGAACGGACAGGGCGATCAGTTCCTGGTGGAGGGCGAGCTCATCGATGCGCTGTCGGCGAGCCGCAACACGGTCCGCGCGGTGCTGCAACAACTGGCCAAGGACGGCCTGGTGACCCGCAGCCCCAAACGCGGCACCCGCTCGGCGGCGGCAGTGAAGCTGCGCATCAACCAGCTCTCTCCTGTCAAGGAATTCGGCGGCGACGCCAGCATCCGCGCTGAGCTCAAGAACCTCGAGTACCGTCCCCTCGGCGACCTCCGTCTGGTGCGCGAGCGATTGCGACTCCCGTCCGACTGGACGGTGCTCATGATGGAGTCACTGATCGTGCGGGAGTCCCAGCCGTTGGGCATCTCGGTGAGCTACATCGCGCTGCACCCCGACCAGTCCCGCGACCTCGAGTTCAACGAGCCAGACCCGATTCTCTTCCTGGAGCGGCAACTCGACGTCAGGATCACCAGCAGTCGCACCACGATAGGTGCCACCGCGGCCGACGAGCAGTCCGCAGCGCTGGTCGGCATCGAGCAAGGCGCACCGATGATCTTCCTGGAGGACATCCTCGAGGATGCGAGCGGGCAGCCTCGGGCGCTGTCCCAATTCCGGATGCGCAGCGACCGCATTGCGTTCACAGCGAGTGCGTCGCGCTCGGCCTGA
- a CDS encoding ABC transporter ATP-binding protein produces MTTPLDVREAKAGNSSPLPPVESEHHGRFGRGTLSLLAPVLSRRNRIGIWSGVVLAIIAMGLIGLVPLIQQIILDDAIVEHRRSLPLWLGILLATGLASFVANYLRRSVGGRAAVRAQRDLQVRVHHHMQYLDASRRDELRAGDIMSRATCDLTLIQMFLQQLGVAYGNIALLIVSLVVMLVLSPLLALVMVVSVPTFLFVAMRFRSKSFPASWMDQRFQGSVAGVVEEAVTGVRVVKAFGQESQEQDALHAEAGKLFQSRLRTARITAVYSAALDAIPGLTQLAVLGLGGWLVMQGQVSLGVFLAFGSYILQLVAPVRFLSGLMATSQQARAGAQRIVELLSIESRVQEPRDPVMLTEPVGLVELDHVDFGYPGGEPVLQDICLRIAPGETVAIVGASGSGKSTLAHLLARFHDPTAGTVRLDGRDIRDYSLTSLRANVGIVFEEGFLFSTTIRDNIAFGRPDASDDEVEHAAVAAHAHGFVAGLPEGYDTLVGERGFTLSGGQRQRLALARAALTNPTVLILDDATSAIDARTEHAVHRSLEEVRDRRTTVLIAHRRSTLMLADRVIVLDRGRIVDSGTTEELLARSELFRELLTGPDATAAGSASAEPPVVALDPVAWPEGVSRLGAPKMSSFTSEAATRAASGSQGPGMSGDASTLAGLSRVSPKLTEAVRALPPLRDTPDIDMAEATAPVRELSMASVFRPFRRPLLLASLLVVFDGMLWISAPVLIRYGLDHGVLKNSHRALVVVCLVLAAVQVLIWINTRVMVVFTQRTAERVLFGLRVRTFAHLQRLALNYYEQFMAGHIMTRMTSDVEAFAQLLQQGLLTAMVSLLSCAGVAVALAIFDPQLALATAAVLPFLIAATLWFRSESGRTYLLARERVSVLYGNMQESLAGVAVSQAYCQQPANEARFALLADSYCTARVRSAELMARFFPFLLLLSIVAKAIALAVAAPRLIEGDLSYGVLIAFLLYLDLFFTPIQQLSFVFDQWLQAGVALTQLRELLRTPSATPAAESGARRERLDGRIQLDHVTFVYPSTGLVAMNDVSLEIPAGQTVALVGTTGAGKSTLVKLIARFYDPTSGTVLIDGLPLRELDLVAYRRQLGYVPQEPFLFSGTIRSNIAYGNPDAPDLLVEQAARAVGAHAFIAELPHGYHTPVSEQGGSLSAGQRQLLGLARALLVDPRILLLDEATANLDLATEAQVQRAMNQVSQGRTTIVIAHRLQTARAAQRVLVVDNGLIVEDGSHEELLTLGGRYAALWTANTEHQPVA; encoded by the coding sequence ATGACAACTCCACTCGATGTTCGGGAAGCGAAAGCCGGCAACTCCTCTCCGTTGCCCCCGGTCGAGTCGGAACACCACGGCCGATTCGGGCGCGGCACGCTGAGCCTGCTGGCACCGGTACTGAGCCGTCGCAACCGAATCGGGATCTGGTCCGGGGTGGTGCTGGCCATCATCGCCATGGGTCTGATCGGCCTGGTCCCGCTGATCCAGCAGATCATCCTCGACGACGCGATCGTCGAACATCGGCGCTCCCTGCCGCTGTGGCTGGGGATCCTGCTCGCGACGGGCCTGGCGAGTTTCGTGGCCAACTATCTTCGGCGCTCTGTCGGCGGGCGTGCGGCGGTGCGCGCCCAGCGCGATCTGCAGGTCAGGGTGCACCATCACATGCAGTACCTGGATGCCTCCCGCCGCGACGAGTTGCGGGCCGGCGACATCATGTCCCGGGCCACCTGCGACCTGACCCTGATCCAGATGTTTCTGCAACAACTCGGCGTTGCGTACGGCAACATCGCCCTGCTGATCGTCTCGCTGGTCGTCATGTTGGTGCTCTCGCCGCTGCTCGCGTTGGTCATGGTGGTGTCGGTGCCGACCTTCCTGTTCGTCGCGATGCGATTCCGCAGCAAGTCTTTTCCGGCCAGCTGGATGGACCAACGCTTCCAGGGCAGCGTCGCCGGAGTGGTCGAGGAGGCGGTCACCGGTGTCCGTGTCGTCAAGGCATTCGGGCAGGAAAGCCAGGAGCAGGATGCGCTGCATGCGGAGGCGGGCAAGCTGTTTCAGTCGCGGCTGCGCACAGCGCGTATCACCGCTGTCTACTCCGCGGCACTGGACGCCATTCCCGGGCTGACCCAGCTTGCGGTGCTCGGACTCGGGGGGTGGCTGGTGATGCAGGGGCAGGTGTCGTTGGGCGTGTTCCTGGCCTTCGGCAGCTACATCCTGCAGCTGGTCGCTCCGGTGCGTTTCCTGTCCGGTCTGATGGCCACCAGCCAGCAGGCGCGCGCTGGTGCACAGCGGATCGTGGAGCTGCTGTCGATCGAGTCCCGCGTGCAGGAGCCGCGTGACCCGGTGATGCTCACCGAACCGGTCGGCCTGGTCGAACTCGACCATGTCGACTTCGGTTATCCGGGCGGCGAACCGGTCCTGCAGGACATCTGTCTGCGGATTGCGCCGGGGGAGACGGTCGCCATCGTCGGCGCCTCCGGGTCCGGCAAGTCGACGTTGGCCCATCTGCTGGCGCGCTTCCACGATCCCACCGCCGGGACGGTTCGGCTTGATGGCCGCGACATCCGCGATTACAGCCTGACCTCGCTGCGCGCGAACGTCGGCATCGTCTTCGAGGAAGGTTTCCTGTTCTCCACGACGATCAGGGACAACATCGCGTTCGGCCGCCCGGATGCCAGCGACGACGAGGTGGAACACGCCGCCGTGGCCGCGCACGCGCACGGATTCGTCGCGGGGCTACCCGAGGGCTACGACACGCTGGTCGGGGAGCGTGGCTTCACGCTGTCCGGTGGCCAGCGGCAGCGGCTGGCGCTGGCTCGCGCGGCCCTGACCAACCCGACCGTGCTCATTCTCGACGATGCCACCTCGGCGATCGACGCGCGGACCGAACACGCTGTGCACCGCTCGCTGGAGGAGGTGCGCGACCGGCGCACCACGGTGCTCATCGCGCACCGGCGATCGACCCTGATGCTCGCGGACCGGGTGATCGTGCTGGACCGCGGCCGGATCGTCGACAGTGGGACGACCGAGGAGCTGCTGGCGCGCTCGGAGCTGTTCCGCGAGCTGCTGACCGGTCCCGATGCGACAGCCGCCGGTTCGGCGTCGGCAGAGCCGCCGGTGGTCGCGCTCGACCCGGTGGCCTGGCCCGAGGGTGTCTCCCGGCTGGGCGCGCCGAAGATGAGCAGTTTCACCAGCGAGGCGGCCACCCGGGCAGCCTCTGGATCGCAGGGGCCCGGGATGAGTGGGGATGCCTCGACGCTGGCCGGGTTGTCGAGGGTTTCCCCGAAGTTGACCGAAGCGGTGCGGGCGCTGCCGCCGCTGCGGGACACGCCGGACATCGACATGGCAGAGGCGACCGCGCCGGTCCGGGAACTGTCCATGGCCAGCGTTTTCCGACCGTTCCGCCGGCCGCTGCTGTTGGCGAGCCTGCTGGTGGTGTTCGACGGGATGTTGTGGATCTCTGCACCGGTGCTGATTCGGTACGGGCTCGACCATGGCGTGCTGAAGAACTCGCACCGGGCGTTGGTCGTGGTGTGCCTGGTACTCGCGGCGGTGCAGGTGTTGATCTGGATCAACACCAGGGTGATGGTGGTCTTCACCCAACGAACGGCGGAGCGGGTGCTGTTCGGTCTGCGCGTGCGCACCTTCGCCCACCTGCAGCGGCTTGCGCTCAACTACTACGAGCAGTTCATGGCGGGCCACATCATGACCCGGATGACCTCCGATGTGGAGGCCTTTGCCCAGCTTCTGCAGCAGGGCCTGTTGACGGCGATGGTGAGCCTGCTGTCCTGCGCCGGGGTGGCGGTGGCGCTGGCCATCTTCGATCCGCAGCTGGCCCTGGCGACCGCGGCGGTGCTGCCGTTCCTGATCGCCGCGACGCTGTGGTTCCGCAGCGAGTCGGGGCGGACGTATCTGCTGGCCCGTGAGCGGGTATCGGTGCTCTACGGCAACATGCAGGAAAGCCTGGCCGGGGTCGCGGTGAGCCAGGCCTACTGCCAGCAACCGGCCAACGAGGCGCGTTTCGCGCTGCTCGCGGACTCCTACTGCACGGCTCGGGTTCGCTCGGCCGAGCTGATGGCCCGGTTCTTTCCCTTCCTGCTGCTGCTCAGCATCGTTGCGAAGGCGATCGCGCTCGCGGTCGCAGCACCGCGCCTGATCGAGGGTGACCTCAGCTACGGCGTGCTCATCGCCTTCCTGCTGTACCTGGATCTGTTCTTCACACCGATTCAGCAGCTGTCCTTCGTGTTCGACCAATGGCTGCAGGCGGGTGTTGCGTTGACCCAGCTGCGCGAGCTGCTCAGGACGCCGAGCGCGACGCCTGCGGCCGAGTCGGGCGCCCGGAGGGAGCGGCTGGATGGCCGAATCCAGCTCGATCACGTCACATTCGTCTACCCGAGCACCGGCTTGGTCGCGATGAACGATGTCTCGCTTGAGATTCCGGCGGGGCAGACGGTGGCGCTGGTGGGCACCACCGGGGCCGGTAAGTCGACCCTGGTCAAGCTCATCGCCCGGTTCTACGACCCCACCTCGGGAACCGTGTTGATCGACGGGTTGCCGCTCCGCGAGCTCGACCTGGTGGCGTATCGCCGCCAACTGGGCTACGTCCCGCAGGAGCCGTTTCTGTTCTCCGGAACGATCCGCTCCAACATCGCCTACGGCAACCCGGATGCACCGGATCTACTCGTCGAACAGGCGGCCCGTGCGGTCGGAGCGCACGCCTTCATCGCCGAACTGCCCCACGGCTACCACACTCCCGTCAGTGAGCAGGGCGGGTCACTGTCGGCCGGCCAGCGCCAACTGCTGGGGCTGGCCCGCGCTCTACTGGTTGACCCGCGCATCCTGCTGCTGGACGAGGCAACGGCGAATCTGGACCTGGCCACCGAGGCGCAGGTGCAGCGTGCCATGAATCAGGTCTCGCAGGGCCGCACCACGATCGTGATCGCTCACCGGCTGCAGACCGCCCGCGCCGCGCAACGCGTGCTGGTCGTGGACAACGGGCTGATCGTCGAGGACGGCTCGCACGAGGAGCTGCTCACCCTCGGTGGCCGGTACGCGGCCCTGTGGACCGCCAACACCGAGCACCAGCCGGTGGCCTGA
- a CDS encoding ABC transporter permease produces the protein MLMTLGRRFLGAVPVLLALVVVVFTLQKIAPVDPVVALVGEKAPPEVYEAAREKLGLNDPLPVQLIGYLGKALQGDLGMSTVTRTPVTGSILEFLPVTLELVFVAGILIAVIGGFLGLATAQGWRGSGVLRVVMISGASVPVFLACLLAMLIFYRWLDILPVTGQTSFYDAPTGPTHFLLIDSLLAGRPVLFWDALKHLILPALCIAITPAVAVGRVLRSSLEGTMRAEYIRTARSKGLGEKNILIQHALRNAVGPVFALLGLQLAGMIGNSIVVELIFARPGIGLFIAQAISKGDFNTIAGVTLVIGVLYVLANIMVDLMQAVADPRVTV, from the coding sequence ATGCTGATGACTCTCGGCCGGCGTTTCCTGGGCGCCGTACCCGTGTTGCTCGCACTCGTCGTGGTCGTGTTCACGCTGCAGAAGATCGCCCCGGTCGACCCGGTGGTGGCATTGGTCGGAGAGAAGGCGCCTCCGGAGGTCTACGAAGCCGCTCGGGAGAAACTCGGACTCAACGACCCGCTACCCGTGCAGTTGATCGGCTACCTCGGCAAGGCACTGCAGGGCGACCTCGGCATGTCCACCGTGACACGGACGCCGGTGACGGGAAGCATACTTGAGTTCCTGCCGGTGACATTGGAATTGGTGTTCGTCGCGGGCATCCTCATCGCGGTCATCGGGGGCTTCCTCGGCCTGGCGACCGCTCAGGGGTGGCGCGGTTCGGGGGTGCTGCGGGTGGTGATGATCTCCGGCGCATCCGTGCCGGTGTTCCTCGCGTGTCTGTTGGCGATGCTGATCTTCTACCGCTGGCTGGATATCCTGCCGGTCACCGGGCAGACCTCGTTCTACGATGCCCCCACCGGGCCAACACATTTCCTGTTGATCGACAGTCTGCTGGCGGGCCGCCCCGTGCTGTTCTGGGATGCCCTCAAACACCTCATCCTGCCGGCGCTGTGCATCGCCATCACCCCGGCGGTCGCCGTCGGCCGAGTGCTGCGCAGCAGCCTGGAGGGCACCATGCGGGCGGAGTACATCCGCACCGCCCGGTCCAAAGGCCTTGGTGAGAAGAACATTCTGATCCAACACGCACTACGCAATGCCGTAGGTCCGGTGTTCGCCCTGCTGGGTCTGCAACTGGCCGGGATGATCGGCAACAGCATCGTGGTGGAGTTGATCTTCGCCCGGCCCGGAATCGGCCTCTTCATCGCCCAGGCCATCTCCAAGGGTGACTTCAACACGATCGCCGGGGTCACCTTGGTGATCGGGGTCCTCTACGTGCTGGCCAACATCATGGTCGATCTCATGCAGGCCGTCGCGGACCCACGTGTCACCGTCTGA
- a CDS encoding ABC transporter permease, with translation MAVAQPYVPGIRVPIPSGRKAILAVKEYFRGTSVPSWLAFGALAAMFLVAIFAPVLAPFDPLVPAGKAMVAPSAANWLGTDTVGRDVLSRVLVGMSTSWWGALAVVASGVLIGGSIGLVAGAVGGIVDAALMRITDVFLSLPGPILAIAVVAAMGPSYIHTLIGVAIVWWPLYARIVRAEIRKLRASPHMEAARIAGAGRRRQLTRHLLPGAVPVTIVTASLDISALVLLLSGLSFLGLGAPQPAPELGAMSAQGLTHIFSAWWIPIFPAVAVGLIAIVSNFAGDALRDRIRDR, from the coding sequence GTGGCAGTCGCACAACCATATGTCCCCGGAATCCGGGTTCCCATTCCCTCCGGCAGGAAAGCCATTCTGGCGGTCAAGGAGTACTTTCGTGGCACATCCGTACCGAGCTGGCTTGCCTTCGGTGCGCTCGCGGCGATGTTCCTGGTCGCGATATTCGCACCGGTTCTCGCGCCATTCGACCCGCTGGTGCCGGCCGGGAAGGCCATGGTCGCACCCAGTGCCGCGAACTGGCTGGGCACCGACACCGTGGGCCGCGACGTGCTGTCCCGGGTTCTGGTCGGCATGTCCACCAGCTGGTGGGGCGCGCTGGCCGTGGTCGCATCGGGAGTGCTCATCGGCGGCTCGATAGGCCTGGTCGCCGGGGCCGTCGGCGGGATCGTCGACGCCGCGCTCATGCGGATCACCGATGTCTTCCTCTCGCTGCCCGGGCCAATCCTGGCCATCGCGGTGGTCGCCGCGATGGGCCCGTCCTACATCCACACACTCATCGGCGTCGCAATCGTGTGGTGGCCGCTCTACGCGCGAATCGTGCGTGCCGAGATTCGCAAGTTGCGCGCCTCGCCCCACATGGAGGCGGCCCGCATCGCCGGCGCCGGGCGTCGGCGCCAACTGACCCGTCATCTGTTGCCAGGAGCGGTCCCGGTCACCATCGTCACTGCAAGCCTTGATATTTCGGCTCTGGTGCTGCTGTTGTCCGGGCTCTCCTTCCTGGGACTGGGAGCTCCACAACCCGCGCCCGAACTGGGAGCGATGAGCGCCCAGGGGCTGACCCACATCTTCAGCGCCTGGTGGATCCCGATCTTCCCCGCCGTCGCCGTCGGGCTCATCGCCATCGTGAGCAACTTCGCCGGCGACGCGCTGCGCGACCGCATCCGCGACCGCTAG
- a CDS encoding MFS transporter, with protein sequence MTTPTPPVEQGHIPGAHPWSYSVTMVLVGFIMAMTAPIELLYAIKLGLSTAEVTAFILVSALGVVAVDVLGTRVITRVDARATIGIGLALFAASEGCFALSHGTIGLIGSRVLQGLASAVVAGAALQVAVRMHSRPHQVLGSNQGLQLLGAALGAPTGGIIAGLLDGLNGYRLSFLVCAGLGVVVAVAAVVLLPGLPPPADGYRPRIGLPELSLPPVLRMALALGLFGNYLRSGIENTALPLVGHAYGLSAANIGVALGILSAVQIGVLALSGRLFERIPPARCLALALLLGIAAVVLLATVQDLRGFFAAAALFGVVDGIALSAPPVLIVALSPNPSTGVATYRIACGMGSFLGAGSVNLLIAVLGASGGLAVVSGVLAVGAVLARSTGRRFPPAAPAPG encoded by the coding sequence GTGACCACGCCAACCCCACCAGTCGAGCAAGGGCATATTCCGGGCGCACATCCATGGAGCTATTCGGTCACCATGGTCCTGGTCGGCTTCATCATGGCGATGACCGCGCCGATCGAACTGCTCTATGCCATCAAACTCGGCCTGTCCACCGCCGAGGTGACCGCGTTCATCCTGGTCTCGGCGCTGGGTGTCGTCGCCGTCGACGTACTCGGCACCCGCGTGATCACCCGTGTCGACGCGAGAGCGACCATCGGGATCGGTCTCGCCCTGTTCGCGGCCAGCGAAGGGTGCTTTGCGTTGTCCCACGGGACGATCGGTCTCATCGGCTCACGGGTGCTGCAAGGTCTGGCCAGCGCCGTCGTCGCCGGGGCGGCGCTGCAGGTCGCAGTCCGGATGCACAGCCGTCCGCATCAGGTACTGGGCTCCAATCAGGGGCTGCAGCTGCTCGGTGCCGCCCTCGGGGCCCCCACCGGCGGCATCATCGCCGGCCTCCTGGATGGACTGAACGGCTATCGGCTCAGCTTCCTGGTCTGCGCCGGGCTCGGTGTCGTGGTTGCCGTGGCGGCGGTTGTCCTGTTGCCCGGTCTGCCGCCCCCGGCCGACGGCTACCGGCCCCGGATCGGGCTACCCGAACTCAGCCTGCCCCCGGTGCTGCGGATGGCACTCGCGCTGGGACTCTTCGGCAACTACCTGCGTAGTGGTATCGAGAACACCGCGCTGCCGCTGGTCGGGCACGCCTACGGGCTGTCCGCGGCGAACATCGGAGTGGCACTGGGGATTCTGTCTGCGGTGCAGATCGGTGTGCTGGCCCTGTCCGGGCGTCTCTTCGAGCGGATACCACCGGCCCGCTGCCTGGCGCTGGCGCTCCTGCTCGGCATCGCTGCGGTGGTCCTGCTGGCCACCGTGCAGGATCTTCGCGGGTTCTTCGCGGCCGCCGCTTTGTTCGGGGTGGTCGACGGCATCGCCCTGTCCGCCCCTCCGGTGCTCATCGTGGCACTGAGCCCGAACCCCTCGACCGGGGTGGCCACCTACCGGATTGCGTGCGGGATGGGCTCATTTCTCGGTGCCGGAAGCGTCAACCTGCTCATCGCCGTGCTCGGTGCGAGCGGTGGCCTCGCGGTGGTCTCGGGGGTCCTGGCTGTCGGCGCCGTGCTCGCCCGCAGCACGGGCCGTCGGTTCCCGCCCGCCGCACCCGCCCCGGGCTGA